The Burkholderia pyrrocinia genome includes a region encoding these proteins:
- a CDS encoding ABC transporter permease subunit: MTSIQPIESSTSLVEERNTAKTVIIGILTAAFVIAAPIIIGSAGGNYWVRVLDFAMLYVMLALGLNVVVGFAGLLDLGYIAFYAVGAYTAALLSSPHLTSQFEWIANLAPGGLHVPIYFIVPIAMAVAATFGVLLGAPTLRLRGDYLAIVTLGFGEIVRIFMNNLDRPVNITNGPKGITGIDPVHVGDFSLAQTHSLFGIQLPSVYLYYYLFVLCSLLVIWVCTRLQHSRIGRAWAAIREDEIAAKAMGINTRNVKLLAFAMGASFGGLSGAMFGSFQGFVSPESFTFWESIVVLACVVLGGMGHIPGVILGAVLLAIFPEFLRSTMSPLQHALFGHDIVDTEVIRQALYGLAMVVIMLYRSEGLWPAPKHEDRIAKLAKRASKKPVRA, translated from the coding sequence ATGACATCCATTCAACCGATCGAATCCTCGACGTCGCTCGTCGAAGAGCGCAACACCGCGAAGACCGTCATCATCGGCATCCTGACCGCGGCCTTCGTGATCGCGGCACCGATCATCATCGGCTCGGCCGGCGGCAACTACTGGGTCCGCGTGCTCGACTTCGCGATGCTGTACGTGATGCTCGCGCTGGGCCTGAACGTGGTGGTCGGCTTTGCCGGCCTGCTCGACCTCGGCTACATCGCGTTCTACGCGGTGGGCGCGTACACGGCGGCGTTGTTGAGCTCGCCGCACCTGACCTCGCAGTTCGAGTGGATCGCGAACCTCGCGCCCGGCGGCCTGCACGTGCCGATCTACTTCATCGTGCCGATCGCGATGGCGGTCGCGGCCACCTTCGGCGTGCTGCTCGGTGCGCCGACGCTGCGCCTGCGCGGCGATTACCTGGCGATCGTGACGCTCGGCTTCGGTGAAATCGTCCGGATCTTCATGAACAACCTCGACCGTCCGGTGAACATCACCAACGGCCCGAAGGGGATCACCGGCATCGATCCGGTGCACGTCGGCGATTTCAGTCTCGCGCAGACGCACTCGCTGTTCGGCATCCAGTTGCCGTCGGTCTACCTGTACTACTACCTGTTCGTGCTGTGCTCGCTGCTGGTGATCTGGGTGTGTACGCGCCTGCAGCACTCGCGTATCGGCCGCGCATGGGCGGCAATCCGCGAGGACGAGATCGCGGCGAAGGCGATGGGCATCAATACGCGTAACGTGAAGCTGCTCGCGTTCGCGATGGGCGCGTCGTTCGGCGGCCTGTCGGGCGCGATGTTCGGCTCGTTCCAGGGCTTCGTGTCGCCCGAATCGTTCACGTTCTGGGAATCGATCGTGGTGCTCGCGTGCGTGGTGCTCGGCGGCATGGGCCACATCCCCGGCGTGATCCTCGGCGCGGTGCTGCTCGCGATCTTCCCGGAATTCCTGCGCTCGACGATGAGCCCGCTGCAGCATGCGTTGTTCGGTCATGACATCGTCGATACGGAAGTGATCCGTCAGGCGCTGTACGGCCTCGCGATGGTGGTCATCATGCTGTACCGCTCGGAAGGCCTGTGGCCCGCGCCGAAGCATGAGGACAGGATCGCGAAACTGGCGAAGCGCGCCAGCAAGAAGCCGGTGCGCGCTTAA
- a CDS encoding ABC transporter ATP-binding protein has protein sequence MSDKQIRLSVQGVNKRFGGLQALSDVGLQIKEGEIYGLIGPNGAGKTTFFNVITGLYTPDSGDFKLDGQNYTPTAVHQVAKAGIARTFQNIRLFGGMTALENVMVGRHVRTKHGLLGAVFQTPAERKEEREIKERAIELLEYVGVLQYADYTSRNLSYGHQRRLEIARALATDPKLLALDEPAAGMNATEKVELTRLLDKIRSDGRTILLIEHDVKLVMHLCNRMTVLDYGKVIAEGLPQDVQKNPKVIEAYLGAGVH, from the coding sequence ATGAGCGACAAGCAAATCCGACTGTCCGTGCAGGGCGTGAACAAACGCTTCGGCGGGCTGCAGGCATTGTCCGACGTCGGCCTGCAGATCAAGGAAGGCGAGATCTACGGGCTGATCGGCCCGAACGGCGCCGGCAAGACGACGTTCTTCAACGTGATCACGGGCCTCTACACGCCGGACTCCGGCGACTTCAAGCTGGACGGCCAGAACTACACGCCGACGGCCGTGCACCAGGTCGCGAAGGCCGGCATCGCGCGCACGTTCCAGAACATCCGCCTGTTCGGCGGGATGACGGCACTCGAGAACGTGATGGTGGGCCGCCACGTGCGCACCAAGCATGGCCTGCTCGGCGCGGTGTTCCAGACGCCGGCCGAACGCAAGGAAGAGCGCGAGATCAAGGAACGCGCGATCGAGCTGCTCGAATACGTCGGCGTGCTGCAGTACGCGGACTACACGTCGCGCAACCTGTCGTACGGCCACCAGCGCCGGCTGGAAATCGCGCGCGCGCTGGCCACCGACCCGAAGCTGCTCGCGCTCGACGAGCCGGCGGCCGGGATGAACGCGACCGAGAAGGTCGAACTCACGCGCCTGCTCGACAAGATCCGCTCGGACGGCCGCACGATCCTGCTGATCGAGCACGACGTGAAGCTGGTGATGCACTTGTGCAACCGGATGACGGTGCTCGATTACGGCAAGGTGATCGCCGAGGGTCTGCCGCAGGACGTGCAGAAGAATCCGAAGGTGATTGAGGCATATCTCGGCGCAGGGGTGCACTGA
- a CDS encoding ABC transporter ATP-binding protein: MLKIKGLQVNYGGIQAVKGVDMEVQQGELVTLIGANGAGKTTTMKAITGLKPYSAGDIEYDGKSIKGVPSHELLKRGLAMVPEGRGIFARMSILENMQMGAYLRNDNEQIKKDVERMFGFFPRLKERATQLAGTLSGGEQQMLAMSRAILSKPKLLLLDEPSMGLSPIMVEKIFEVVREISKEGITVLLVEQNARLALQAADRGYVMDSGTVTMEGDAKQMLDDPKVRAAYLGE; this comes from the coding sequence ATGTTGAAAATCAAGGGCTTGCAGGTCAACTACGGCGGCATCCAGGCCGTCAAGGGCGTTGACATGGAAGTCCAGCAGGGCGAGCTGGTGACGCTGATCGGCGCGAACGGTGCGGGCAAGACCACGACGATGAAGGCGATCACGGGTCTGAAGCCGTATTCGGCGGGCGACATCGAGTACGACGGCAAGTCGATCAAGGGCGTGCCGTCGCACGAGTTGCTCAAGCGCGGCCTCGCGATGGTGCCGGAAGGCCGCGGGATCTTCGCGCGGATGTCGATCCTCGAGAACATGCAGATGGGCGCGTACCTGCGCAACGACAACGAGCAGATCAAGAAGGACGTCGAGCGGATGTTCGGCTTCTTCCCGCGCCTGAAGGAACGGGCGACGCAGCTCGCGGGCACGCTGTCGGGCGGCGAGCAGCAGATGCTGGCGATGTCGCGCGCGATCCTGAGCAAGCCGAAGCTGCTGCTGCTCGACGAGCCGTCGATGGGGCTGTCGCCGATCATGGTCGAGAAGATCTTCGAAGTGGTGCGCGAGATCTCGAAGGAAGGCATCACGGTGCTGCTGGTCGAGCAGAACGCGCGCCTCGCGCTGCAGGCGGCCGACCGCGGCTACGTGATGGATTCGGGCACGGTCACGATGGAAGGCGACGCGAAGCAGATGCTCGACGATCCGAAGGTGCGGGCCGCGTATCTGGGTGAATAG
- a CDS encoding electron transfer flavoprotein subunit beta/FixA family protein, producing MKILVPVKRVVDYNVKVRVKSDQTGVDIANVKMSMNPFDEIAVEEAVRLREAGVATEVIAVSVGVTQAQETLRTALAIGADRAILVESNDGVEPLAVAKILKALVDKEQPSLVILGKQAIDDDSNQTGQMLAALAGLPQATFASKVTVADGKATVAREVDGGAETLSLTLPAVITTDLRLNEPRYVTLPNIMKAKKKPLEIVKPEDLGVDVAPRLKTLKVVEPPKRAAGVKVPDVKTLVEKLKTEAKVL from the coding sequence ATGAAGATTTTGGTGCCAGTGAAAAGAGTGGTCGATTACAACGTGAAGGTCCGCGTGAAGTCGGATCAAACGGGTGTCGACATCGCGAACGTAAAGATGTCGATGAACCCGTTCGACGAAATCGCCGTTGAAGAAGCCGTGCGCCTGAGGGAAGCGGGCGTGGCGACCGAAGTGATCGCCGTGTCGGTTGGCGTCACGCAGGCGCAGGAAACGCTGCGCACGGCGCTGGCGATCGGCGCGGATCGCGCGATCCTCGTCGAGTCGAACGACGGCGTCGAGCCGCTGGCCGTCGCGAAGATCCTGAAGGCGCTGGTCGACAAGGAACAGCCTTCGCTCGTGATCCTCGGCAAGCAGGCGATCGACGACGATTCGAACCAGACCGGCCAGATGCTGGCTGCGCTGGCCGGCCTGCCGCAAGCGACGTTCGCGTCGAAAGTGACGGTCGCCGACGGCAAGGCCACGGTTGCGCGCGAAGTGGACGGTGGCGCGGAAACGCTGTCGCTGACGCTGCCGGCGGTGATCACGACCGACCTGCGCCTGAACGAGCCGCGCTACGTGACGCTGCCGAACATCATGAAGGCGAAGAAGAAGCCGCTGGAAATCGTGAAGCCGGAAGACCTGGGCGTGGACGTCGCGCCGCGTCTGAAGACGCTGAAGGTGGTCGAGCCGCCGAAGCGCGCAGCCGGCGTGAAGGTGCCGGATGTGAAGACGCTGGTCGAGAAGCTGAAGACCGAAGCCAAGGTGCTGTAA